A stretch of the Chlamydia pecorum E58 genome encodes the following:
- the gltX gene encoding glutamate--tRNA ligase translates to MNWENVRVRVAPSPTGDPHVGTAYMALFNKIFAERFKGKMVLRIEDTDRTRSREDYEKNIFSALQWCGIQWDEGPDVGGPYGPYRQSERTEIYKEYAQLLLKTDYAYKCFATPKELEEMRAVASTLGYRGGYDRRYRYLSPEEVNARERAGQPYTIRLKVPLTGECVFEDYSKGRVAFPWADVDDQVLVKSDGFPTYHFANVVDDHLMGITHVLRGEEWLSSTPKHLLLYEAFGWQPPVFLHMPLLLNPDGSKLSKRKNPTSIFYYRDSGYVKEAFINFLTLMGYSMEGDEEIYSLEHIIQNFDPKRIGTSGAVFDIRKLDWMNKYYLNHKDSPEALLIELKKWLVNDDFLLKILPLCMSRITTLANFVELSAFFFSTTPEYTIEKLVPPTISAEKAAILLYSYIKYLEKADLWVKDQFYLGSKWLAEAFQVPHKKAVIPLLYVAITGEKQGLPLFDSLEILGKSRARARLFHAQQVLGGVPKKTQALIDKALNAEDFFNCKLEL, encoded by the coding sequence ATGAATTGGGAAAATGTTCGTGTTAGGGTCGCTCCCTCTCCTACAGGAGACCCTCATGTGGGCACAGCCTACATGGCGCTATTTAATAAAATTTTCGCAGAGCGATTCAAAGGAAAAATGGTCCTTAGGATCGAGGATACTGATAGAACCCGAAGTCGTGAAGACTACGAAAAAAATATCTTTTCTGCATTACAATGGTGTGGGATCCAGTGGGATGAAGGCCCTGATGTTGGGGGACCATACGGCCCTTATCGGCAATCCGAGCGCACAGAAATCTATAAAGAGTATGCACAGCTGTTGCTAAAGACGGATTATGCATATAAGTGCTTTGCAACTCCAAAGGAACTTGAGGAAATGCGTGCAGTTGCGAGCACCTTAGGATACCGAGGGGGCTATGACCGTAGGTATCGTTACCTCTCTCCTGAGGAGGTTAATGCAAGAGAGCGTGCCGGACAGCCCTATACAATCCGTCTGAAAGTGCCCCTTACTGGGGAGTGCGTATTTGAAGATTATAGCAAAGGAAGAGTCGCTTTCCCCTGGGCAGATGTAGATGACCAGGTTTTGGTAAAATCTGATGGTTTCCCTACGTATCACTTTGCAAACGTTGTTGACGATCACCTTATGGGAATTACTCATGTCCTCAGAGGAGAGGAATGGTTAAGTTCTACCCCTAAGCATCTTCTGCTTTATGAAGCTTTTGGTTGGCAGCCCCCAGTGTTTCTCCACATGCCTCTACTACTTAACCCAGATGGTTCGAAGCTCTCTAAAAGAAAAAATCCAACATCTATTTTTTACTACCGTGATTCGGGATATGTAAAGGAAGCCTTCATAAACTTTCTAACGTTAATGGGTTATAGCATGGAAGGGGATGAGGAAATCTATTCCTTAGAGCATATTATCCAGAACTTTGATCCCAAGCGTATTGGGACATCAGGAGCAGTGTTTGACATACGCAAGCTGGATTGGATGAACAAATATTACCTTAACCATAAGGATTCCCCAGAGGCATTGCTCATAGAGCTAAAGAAATGGTTGGTGAATGATGACTTTCTCTTAAAAATTCTTCCCCTATGCATGTCACGAATCACCACGCTCGCAAACTTCGTTGAACTTTCAGCATTCTTCTTCTCTACAACCCCAGAATATACCATCGAGAAGCTCGTCCCCCCTACAATTTCTGCAGAGAAAGCAGCAATCCTGCTCTATAGCTACATCAAATATCTCGAAAAAGCTGATCTCTGGGTAAAAGATCAGTTTTATCTTGGCTCCAAATGGCTCGCAGAAGCATTCCAAGTCCCTCATAAGAAGGCTGTGATTCCTTTGCTATACGTGGCTATTACAGGAGAGAAACAGGGCTTGCCTCTGTTTGACTCCTTGGAGATTCTAGGAAAATCCCGCGCAAGAGCTAGACTTTTTCATGCGCAGCAGGTACTTGGAGGCGTACCGAAAAAGACTCAGGCGCTTATTGATAAGGCACTGAACGCTGAGGACTTTTTCAATTGTAAACTTGAGCTGTAA